A stretch of Natronococcus sp. CG52 DNA encodes these proteins:
- a CDS encoding zinc ribbon domain-containing protein, translated as MRSKRLQREIDDLVERGWKIEDEGRNRVVMIDREFGSVASHILVAVLTIWWTMGIGNVLWGAYNYVSNSRRQVLWERTTGCPNCGADVAEDAAYCPSCGADVETEIADETAVACPNCEAVVSAGARYCQACGTKLADATGTSS; from the coding sequence ATGCGAAGCAAACGTCTGCAACGCGAGATCGACGATCTCGTCGAACGGGGCTGGAAGATCGAAGACGAGGGCCGAAATCGCGTCGTGATGATCGATCGGGAGTTCGGCTCGGTCGCCTCGCACATCCTCGTCGCGGTCCTGACGATCTGGTGGACGATGGGGATCGGAAACGTCCTCTGGGGGGCGTACAATTACGTTTCGAACTCGCGCCGACAGGTGCTCTGGGAGCGGACGACGGGCTGTCCGAACTGCGGGGCCGACGTCGCCGAGGACGCCGCGTACTGTCCGTCCTGTGGCGCCGACGTCGAAACCGAGATCGCCGACGAGACCGCGGTCGCCTGCCCGAACTGCGAGGCGGTCGTCTCGGCGGGCGCCCGGTACTGTCAGGCCTGCGGAACGAAACTCGCGGACGCGACGGGAACGTCGAGCTAG
- the truD gene encoding tRNA pseudouridine(13) synthase TruD — protein MRPAHPTERAVGIEQYVSDTDGVGGRLRAEDDHFRVRELERFATEPVDAPTDAYPHLVFRATLRGWDTNDFASRLSDALGLSRERVNWAGTKDKYAVTTQLFSVYGADPEDLPDVDGADLEVLGRAGRNLEFGDLAGNAFELAVGDAERPENAAAITDELAQFGGLERRGDANGDEVTSVGVPNFFGQQRFGSRRPVTHKVGIEIARGDWEGAVIAYLGNPTDAEPEGTPAAREFVEETRDWQEALERFPNRLRYERSMCHALAEREGEPGPADFRAALERVPSNLQRLFVHAAQSYAFNRMLSERLERGLPFDRPVAGDVVCFSDADAPEGLELPDTDRLQRVDERRVDSVTRHCERGRAFVTAPLVGTDTELADGEQGKIERAVLEDLDLAPTDFDLPGEFHSTGTRRAILVRTDLELEDEPLTLSFALPKGSYATVVAREYLKVDPVDLG, from the coding sequence ATGCGTCCAGCCCATCCAACGGAGCGGGCCGTCGGTATCGAACAGTACGTGAGCGACACCGACGGCGTCGGCGGTCGGTTGCGAGCGGAGGACGACCACTTTCGGGTGCGCGAACTCGAGCGTTTCGCGACGGAGCCCGTCGACGCGCCGACGGACGCCTATCCTCACCTCGTCTTCCGGGCGACTCTGCGCGGATGGGATACGAACGATTTCGCCTCCCGGCTGTCGGACGCGCTGGGCCTCTCGCGAGAGCGCGTCAACTGGGCCGGGACGAAGGATAAGTACGCCGTGACGACGCAGTTGTTCTCGGTCTACGGCGCGGATCCCGAGGACCTGCCCGACGTCGACGGTGCCGATCTCGAGGTCCTGGGTCGGGCCGGGCGCAACCTCGAGTTCGGCGATCTCGCGGGCAACGCGTTCGAACTCGCGGTCGGCGACGCCGAGCGGCCGGAGAACGCCGCGGCGATCACCGACGAACTCGCGCAGTTCGGCGGCCTCGAGCGGCGAGGCGACGCGAACGGCGACGAAGTGACGTCCGTCGGCGTTCCCAACTTCTTCGGCCAGCAGCGCTTCGGCAGCCGACGCCCGGTCACGCACAAGGTGGGCATCGAGATCGCTCGCGGCGACTGGGAGGGTGCGGTGATAGCCTACCTGGGGAATCCGACGGATGCGGAACCGGAGGGGACGCCGGCGGCCCGCGAGTTCGTCGAAGAGACCCGCGACTGGCAGGAGGCCCTCGAGCGGTTCCCGAACCGCCTGCGCTACGAGCGATCGATGTGTCACGCGCTGGCAGAGCGCGAGGGCGAACCCGGACCGGCGGACTTCCGCGCCGCGCTCGAGCGCGTCCCCTCGAATCTGCAGCGACTGTTCGTCCACGCCGCCCAGTCGTACGCGTTCAACCGGATGCTGAGCGAACGCCTCGAGCGCGGCCTGCCGTTCGACCGTCCGGTCGCCGGCGACGTCGTCTGCTTTTCGGATGCCGACGCTCCGGAGGGACTCGAGTTGCCCGATACGGATCGACTCCAGCGCGTCGACGAGCGCCGAGTCGACTCGGTGACGCGCCACTGCGAGCGCGGACGGGCGTTCGTGACCGCGCCGCTGGTCGGCACCGACACGGAACTGGCTGACGGCGAGCAGGGTAAGATCGAACGCGCCGTGCTCGAGGACCTCGATCTCGCGCCGACTGATTTCGACCTCCCCGGGGAGTTCCACTCGACTGGAACCCGGCGGGCGATTCTCGTTCGAACCGATCTGGAACTCGAGGACGAGCCGTTGACCCTGTCGTTCGCCCTGCCGAAGGGATCGTACGCGACGGTCGTGGCGCGGGAGTACCTCAAGGTCGATCCGGTGGATCTCGGCTAG
- a CDS encoding acyl-CoA thioesterase gives MSDAFTVEVPVRYRDLDPMGHVNNGVYASYLERVRIAYIESVLESGDEEFTSVIANLEITYLQSIEFGDDPTVSLTVTELGRSSCTTAHEFRVDGAVVATAETTIVHVDPEKQDPTPIPEPIRERIREYEGLEASA, from the coding sequence ATGAGCGACGCATTCACCGTCGAGGTCCCCGTTCGCTATCGCGACCTCGATCCGATGGGACACGTTAACAACGGCGTTTACGCGAGCTACCTCGAGAGAGTCCGGATCGCCTACATCGAGTCCGTCCTCGAGAGCGGTGACGAGGAGTTCACGTCCGTCATCGCGAACCTCGAAATCACTTACCTGCAGTCGATCGAGTTCGGTGACGACCCGACCGTCTCGCTCACGGTCACCGAGCTCGGGAGGTCGAGTTGTACCACGGCTCACGAGTTCCGGGTCGACGGCGCGGTCGTCGCCACGGCGGAGACGACGATCGTCCACGTCGATCCCGAGAAGCAGGATCCGACGCCGATCCCGGAGCCGATTCGAGAGCGCATCCGCGAGTACGAGGGACTCGAAGCGTCGGCGTAG
- a CDS encoding DUF2243 domain-containing protein, with translation MTTDAGTRRRRRLLIAGGTVGFGFGAIIDVVIFHLTIQSHHLLSGFYDPYSLDGLRTNVMFDGLFLLLMLAVVGIGLGLTWRLVNGTDARFSTRYLVGSVVLGAGAFNVFDGVVSHYVLDLHNVVHGTEAWNPPWLVVSVVMLALGVLLLRSADGAIVSQRT, from the coding sequence ATGACGACGGACGCCGGAACGCGACGCCGTCGACGGCTCCTGATCGCCGGCGGAACGGTCGGATTCGGATTCGGAGCTATCATTGACGTCGTGATCTTTCACCTCACGATACAGAGCCACCACCTGTTGTCGGGGTTCTACGATCCGTACAGTCTCGACGGCCTGCGGACGAACGTCATGTTCGACGGGCTCTTCTTGCTGCTCATGCTCGCCGTCGTGGGGATCGGTCTCGGACTCACCTGGCGGCTCGTCAACGGAACCGACGCGCGATTCTCGACGCGCTATCTCGTCGGTTCGGTCGTCCTCGGTGCGGGTGCGTTCAACGTCTTCGACGGTGTCGTCAGCCACTACGTGCTCGACCTCCACAACGTCGTCCACGGCACCGAAGCCTGGAACCCTCCCTGGCTCGTCGTGAGCGTCGTCATGCTCGCGCTCGGAGTGCTCCTGCTTCGTAGCGCCGACGGCGCCATCGTTTCCCAACGGACCTGA
- a CDS encoding DUF3194 domain-containing protein — protein sequence MTGDEPTDEEIVQTASDAAEGLIFSRYKQSNVRDYDVTVTFEEGVLEVDVYLNAPEDGADPERVADDAALAAREAVDELFGE from the coding sequence ATGACAGGCGATGAGCCGACGGACGAGGAGATCGTCCAGACGGCCTCCGACGCCGCGGAGGGGCTCATCTTCTCCCGGTACAAGCAATCAAACGTTCGCGACTACGACGTTACGGTGACCTTCGAGGAGGGCGTCCTCGAGGTCGACGTCTACCTGAACGCTCCCGAGGACGGGGCCGACCCGGAACGGGTCGCCGACGACGCCGCGCTCGCCGCGCGCGAGGCCGTCGACGAACTGTTCGGGGAGTGA
- a CDS encoding class I SAM-dependent methyltransferase, whose translation MTDETAQEFYGRWARLYDLIARRTPGIPSLRRRAAAACRLERGDTVVEMGCGTGANLPFLRERVGPDGTVVGIDFTGPVLDRARELTAEYDNVHVVRGDATRPPVDEDVDAILATFVVGMLEDPAGAVDDWCDLVGSGGHVVLANAARSDAWYAPPVNAVFRAIVVLSTPPTTKLRYADEPHLRLDRKIDTAHTRLRERSAAIADETHVFGVVRLTGGRIA comes from the coding sequence ATGACCGACGAAACGGCCCAGGAGTTCTACGGCCGCTGGGCGCGCCTCTACGACCTGATCGCCCGCCGAACGCCCGGCATCCCGTCGCTTCGCCGTCGGGCGGCCGCCGCCTGCCGACTCGAGCGCGGCGACACCGTCGTCGAGATGGGCTGTGGGACGGGCGCGAATCTTCCCTTCCTCCGCGAGCGAGTCGGTCCCGACGGGACCGTTGTCGGGATCGATTTCACCGGGCCGGTGCTCGATCGCGCCCGCGAGCTAACGGCCGAGTACGACAACGTCCACGTCGTGCGGGGTGATGCGACCCGGCCACCCGTCGACGAAGACGTCGACGCGATCCTCGCGACGTTCGTCGTCGGGATGCTCGAGGATCCCGCGGGTGCGGTCGACGACTGGTGCGACCTCGTCGGCTCCGGCGGTCACGTCGTCCTCGCGAACGCAGCCCGGAGCGACGCGTGGTACGCCCCGCCGGTCAACGCCGTCTTCCGGGCGATCGTCGTCCTCTCGACGCCGCCGACGACGAAACTCCGGTACGCGGACGAGCCGCATCTCCGGCTCGATCGGAAGATCGATACCGCACACACCCGCCTCCGAGAGCGGTCGGCGGCGATCGCAGACGAGACGCACGTCTTCGGCGTCGTTAGACTGACGGGTGGCCGGATCGCGTAG
- a CDS encoding KEOPS complex subunit Pcc1, whose amino-acid sequence MDSHDATLEFEYETPSRARLVAESVAREIGEIDDERSRTNIDRDGSVVRLEIDAADVVALRAALNTWFSLIDVAERTADIGDAVRSKT is encoded by the coding sequence GTGGATTCTCACGACGCGACGCTCGAGTTCGAGTACGAGACGCCGTCTCGCGCCCGACTCGTGGCCGAGAGCGTCGCCCGTGAGATCGGTGAGATCGACGACGAGCGCTCGCGAACGAATATCGACCGCGACGGCTCGGTCGTCCGACTCGAGATCGACGCTGCCGACGTGGTCGCGCTGCGCGCGGCGTTGAACACCTGGTTCTCGCTGATCGACGTCGCCGAACGAACGGCCGATATCGGCGACGCCGTGCGGTCGAAGACGTAG
- a CDS encoding DUF2103 domain-containing protein — translation MECRHCASPLEKPGDFCLVCREENTEAIVLAAGRDRATITMLAGDDVDDPVIGETTITTTPEDGENEVVELRNFAGLLGDEIRRKRPEEVYASGERAVIRAVRSDVHYPFYRVDDEDPVETVLERRGNRALEVVETPPAEKIGGSHTTLIGGRTGMRAIHTVADHPHVKKVIPGPIDAGGKGSQSGLRAKVTRADDGGNVRMLIRDGSSVQENRVVTTAPNRELGERIREDLNDVLSESEFQ, via the coding sequence ATGGAGTGTCGCCACTGCGCCTCGCCGCTCGAGAAACCCGGCGACTTCTGTCTGGTCTGCCGGGAAGAAAACACGGAGGCGATCGTGTTAGCGGCGGGACGCGACCGGGCGACGATCACGATGCTCGCCGGCGACGACGTCGACGATCCGGTCATCGGCGAGACGACGATCACCACGACTCCCGAGGACGGCGAGAACGAGGTCGTGGAACTGCGGAACTTCGCGGGCCTGCTCGGCGACGAGATTCGCCGAAAGCGTCCGGAGGAGGTCTACGCCAGCGGCGAGCGGGCGGTGATTCGCGCGGTCAGATCCGACGTCCACTACCCCTTCTACCGCGTCGACGACGAGGATCCCGTCGAGACGGTGCTCGAGCGCCGGGGCAACCGCGCGCTCGAGGTGGTCGAGACCCCGCCGGCGGAGAAGATCGGCGGCAGCCACACGACGCTCATCGGCGGGCGAACCGGCATGCGAGCGATCCACACCGTCGCCGATCACCCCCACGTCAAGAAGGTCATTCCCGGGCCGATCGACGCGGGCGGAAAGGGATCCCAGTCCGGACTCCGCGCGAAGGTGACTCGAGCGGACGACGGCGGGAACGTTCGGATGCTCATCCGGGACGGCTCGAGCGTCCAGGAGAATCGGGTCGTCACCACGGCGCCGAACCGGGAGCTGGGCGAGCGCATTCGCGAGGATCTGAACGACGTGCTCTCCGAGTCGGAGTTCCAGTAG
- the dcd gene encoding dCTP deaminase translates to MILSDADILERLEDGDLVVDPLDDPELQIQPASVDLRLGREFLEFQRTNIPCIHPNSENEVDEYVSETIVEEGDDFILHPGDFVLGTTYERVEIPADLIAHVEGRSSLGRLAVVVHATAGLCDPGYRGQITLELSNLGSAPVALTPGMRISQLTFTELKTEAERPYGNDRGSKYQDQDGPQASRIQSDDEFGGDQLSRED, encoded by the coding sequence ATGATCCTCTCCGACGCGGACATCCTCGAGCGACTCGAGGACGGCGACCTCGTCGTCGATCCGCTCGACGATCCGGAACTGCAGATCCAGCCAGCCAGCGTCGATCTCCGACTGGGACGTGAGTTCCTCGAGTTCCAGCGGACGAACATCCCTTGCATCCACCCGAACTCCGAGAACGAGGTCGACGAGTACGTCAGCGAAACGATCGTCGAGGAGGGAGACGACTTCATCCTCCATCCCGGCGATTTCGTGCTCGGGACGACCTACGAGCGCGTCGAGATCCCCGCGGACCTGATCGCCCACGTCGAGGGCCGCTCCTCGCTGGGCCGCCTCGCCGTCGTCGTCCACGCCACGGCGGGCCTGTGCGATCCGGGCTATCGCGGCCAGATCACGCTCGAACTCTCGAACCTGGGGTCGGCACCCGTCGCACTGACGCCCGGGATGCGCATCTCGCAGCTCACCTTCACGGAGCTCAAGACCGAAGCCGAGCGCCCCTACGGCAACGACCGCGGCTCGAAGTACCAGGACCAGGACGGCCCGCAGGCGTCGCGGATCCAGAGCGACGACGAGTTCGGCGGCGATCAGCTCTCGCGCGAGGACTGA
- the pth2 gene encoding peptidyl-tRNA hydrolase Pth2: MKQAIVARTDVGMGQGKLAAQVAHASLSAYEKADSQLRSQWKQGGQKKVVLKGESERQLHELSAIADSEGIPNAVVRDAGHTQLEPGTVTALAVGPAADDRVDRVTGDLSLF, translated from the coding sequence ATGAAACAGGCCATCGTCGCCCGCACCGACGTCGGCATGGGACAGGGAAAGCTCGCCGCACAGGTCGCACACGCCTCGCTGTCAGCGTACGAAAAGGCCGACAGTCAGTTACGGAGCCAGTGGAAGCAGGGTGGCCAGAAGAAGGTCGTGCTCAAGGGCGAGAGCGAACGCCAGCTCCACGAACTCTCGGCGATCGCCGACAGCGAGGGGATCCCGAACGCTGTGGTTCGCGACGCCGGCCACACCCAACTCGAGCCCGGTACCGTCACCGCGCTGGCAGTCGGGCCGGCCGCGGACGACCGCGTCGATCGGGTCACCGGCGATCTCTCGCTATTCTGA
- a CDS encoding iron transporter, protein MRRRDALAAGGLVLSLSAGCLETLEREDAWRELVVDPPEGVYVPPKVDGMTAYGTATVDGRTVSLAATRPHSFWTVSGTERARADVRDYHAVHLMASVHDAETGIVVPTSVTTTIRRRGEPVDERTLWPMLSQRMGFHYGDNVPLDGDGRYVATVRVEPTSAAVPDAAADRLASATAVDLEFEYDADEIETLERRLIDADEGRGDAGAVEPMDDAGEDDRLETVADAWIGSATGGDVEFACGVIDASGTDDDNDVLAVAPRTRYNRYPLPFASLSITVDRDETSVRSGSLRERLDAALGHHYGAAIEREVLERADEITVSVDAPPQVSRHEGYETAFLDVDSVTVGVDLE, encoded by the coding sequence ATGCGACGCCGCGACGCGCTCGCCGCCGGCGGACTCGTGCTTTCGCTGTCGGCCGGCTGCCTCGAGACGCTCGAGCGGGAGGACGCTTGGCGAGAACTTGTCGTCGACCCGCCCGAGGGCGTCTACGTGCCGCCGAAGGTCGACGGGATGACGGCGTACGGAACCGCGACCGTCGACGGTCGGACGGTTTCGCTCGCAGCGACCCGTCCGCACTCGTTCTGGACGGTGTCCGGAACCGAACGCGCCCGTGCGGACGTCCGGGACTACCACGCGGTTCACCTGATGGCCAGCGTCCACGACGCCGAAACCGGAATCGTCGTTCCGACGTCTGTCACGACGACGATCCGGCGCCGGGGCGAACCGGTCGACGAGCGCACCCTCTGGCCGATGCTGTCCCAGCGGATGGGGTTTCACTACGGCGACAACGTCCCGCTCGACGGCGACGGACGCTACGTCGCGACGGTCCGCGTCGAGCCGACGAGCGCAGCAGTACCCGACGCGGCCGCCGATCGGCTCGCGAGCGCGACGGCTGTCGACCTCGAGTTCGAGTACGACGCGGACGAGATCGAGACCCTCGAGCGCCGACTGATCGACGCGGACGAGGGCCGCGGGGACGCCGGTGCGGTCGAGCCGATGGACGATGCGGGCGAGGACGACCGCCTCGAGACCGTCGCCGACGCGTGGATCGGTTCCGCGACCGGCGGCGACGTCGAGTTCGCCTGCGGCGTTATCGATGCCTCCGGAACCGACGATGACAACGACGTCCTCGCGGTGGCCCCGCGGACGCGGTACAACCGGTATCCGCTTCCGTTCGCGTCGCTCTCGATCACGGTCGACCGAGACGAAACATCCGTACGCAGCGGTTCGCTCCGGGAACGGCTCGACGCCGCGTTGGGACATCACTACGGGGCCGCTATCGAGCGAGAGGTGCTCGAGCGGGCCGACGAGATCACCGTTTCCGTCGACGCGCCGCCGCAGGTATCACGTCACGAGGGATACGAGACGGCGTTTCTCGACGTCGATTCGGTGACGGTCGGCGTCGACCTCGAGTAG
- a CDS encoding prefoldin subunit beta: MQGNLPPEAQEKIEQLQGLQETAQEVAVQKQQAETSLNEAEGALDELENVDEETTMYRNVGELFVETDYETAQDALEDKVDSLEIRLETLEKQEERVQDQFEDLQEDLEELMGGGMGGGPAGPGGPGAGGA, from the coding sequence ATGCAAGGAAATCTGCCGCCGGAAGCGCAGGAGAAAATCGAACAGCTTCAGGGTCTGCAGGAGACCGCACAGGAAGTCGCCGTCCAGAAGCAGCAGGCGGAGACCAGCCTGAACGAAGCCGAGGGCGCACTCGACGAGCTCGAGAACGTCGACGAGGAAACCACGATGTACCGGAACGTCGGCGAGCTCTTCGTCGAGACCGACTACGAGACGGCTCAGGACGCCCTCGAGGACAAGGTCGACTCCCTCGAGATCCGCCTCGAGACCCTCGAGAAGCAAGAAGAGCGCGTTCAGGATCAGTTCGAGGACCTCCAGGAGGACCTCGAAGAGCTGATGGGCGGCGGCATGGGCGGCGGCCCAGCAGGCCCGGGCGGCCCGGGCGCAGGCGGCGCGTAA
- a CDS encoding DNA-directed RNA polymerase subunit P — translation MSYKCSRCKRDVQIDEYGGVRCPYCGHRVLLKERSRDVKEVDVN, via the coding sequence ATGAGCTACAAGTGCTCCCGCTGTAAACGCGACGTCCAGATCGACGAGTACGGCGGTGTCCGCTGTCCCTACTGCGGTCATCGCGTGCTCCTGAAAGAACGCAGCCGCGACGTCAAGGAAGTCGACGTCAACTAA
- a CDS encoding universal stress protein, translated as MNSRVLVPFDHSPQSDRALEYALESFPDAEVTVLHVIDPSSYWYGNTDGYIYADEIDVWSRRRGRELLESARETAAEYGRDVLTELKMGAPARTINEYAKTHEVDHVVVGSHGRSGVSRVLLGSIAETVARRSPVPVTIVR; from the coding sequence ATGAATTCGCGAGTCCTCGTCCCGTTCGACCACTCCCCCCAGTCGGATCGTGCGCTCGAGTACGCACTGGAGTCCTTCCCGGACGCGGAGGTCACCGTTCTGCACGTGATCGACCCCTCCAGCTACTGGTACGGAAATACGGACGGCTACATCTACGCGGACGAAATCGACGTGTGGTCCAGAAGGCGAGGGAGAGAGCTTCTCGAGAGCGCTCGAGAGACGGCAGCCGAGTACGGACGCGACGTCCTGACGGAACTGAAGATGGGAGCTCCCGCACGAACGATCAACGAGTACGCGAAGACACACGAGGTCGACCACGTCGTGGTCGGAAGCCACGGCCGAAGCGGCGTGAGTCGGGTCCTCCTCGGGAGTATTGCCGAGACCGTCGCCCGACGGTCACCCGTTCCGGTGACGATCGTTCGGTGA
- a CDS encoding thiamine-phosphate synthase family protein, translated as MKFVEEIVVDEFLPTLRSLLAGELRERGLTQSEVATVLGISQSAVSKYAHGDVTINDRVAEEERVTALVDELGDGLASGDMTPVQALIEIEVLIRELETGGDLLARLHEEAVPELADHGSSFRVHDPEGELRTSERVLSSLRHGLRLLENASGFATLIPAVGSNLVACTPDAADVDDVAGVPGRIFDVKGKTTVPSTPEFGVSEHVATVLLSARRHGADASAAINVRYDPELLGELAEQGHVTAEFDESDDVASSVGAAIDEQPDATVLYQTGGVGIEPLIYVLGPDAEAVADTIRALL; from the coding sequence ATGAAATTCGTCGAAGAGATCGTGGTCGATGAGTTCCTGCCGACGCTCCGTTCGTTGCTCGCCGGCGAACTCCGCGAACGGGGTCTCACGCAGAGCGAAGTTGCCACGGTGCTTGGAATCAGTCAGAGCGCCGTCTCGAAGTACGCCCACGGTGACGTGACGATCAACGACCGCGTCGCCGAGGAGGAGCGCGTTACCGCCCTCGTCGACGAACTCGGCGACGGCCTCGCGAGCGGCGACATGACGCCCGTCCAAGCTCTGATCGAGATCGAAGTGTTGATCCGAGAGCTCGAGACCGGCGGCGACCTGCTCGCCCGGCTCCACGAGGAAGCAGTTCCGGAACTCGCCGACCACGGCTCGAGCTTTCGCGTCCACGATCCGGAGGGCGAACTCCGGACCAGCGAGCGCGTGCTCTCGTCGCTCCGGCACGGCCTTCGCCTGCTCGAGAACGCGAGCGGCTTCGCCACGCTGATTCCGGCGGTCGGATCGAACCTGGTCGCCTGCACGCCCGACGCGGCGGACGTCGACGACGTCGCCGGCGTTCCCGGCCGGATCTTCGACGTCAAGGGGAAGACGACCGTTCCGAGCACCCCCGAGTTCGGCGTCTCCGAACACGTCGCCACGGTGTTGCTCTCGGCGCGCCGTCACGGCGCGGACGCGTCGGCGGCGATCAACGTCAGGTACGATCCCGAACTGCTGGGGGAGCTGGCCGAGCAGGGACACGTCACGGCCGAGTTCGACGAGTCCGACGACGTCGCCTCGAGCGTCGGCGCGGCGATCGACGAACAGCCCGACGCGACCGTGCTCTACCAGACCGGCGGGGTGGGGATCGAACCTCTGATCTACGTGCTGGGACCTGACGCGGAGGCGGTCGCGGATACGATTCGAGCGCTACTCTGA
- a CDS encoding alpha/beta hydrolase yields the protein MTDDPHANQSIERAGAGLEDASAAMILVHGRGARAREMLGLANEVGREDVAYVAPQAQRGTWYPNSFLADLEANQPHLGSALSLVGDVVESVTSGDGGSVPLERTILLGFSQGGCLATEYAARNADRYGGVVALSGGLIGPEGTPREYDGSMEGTPVFVGCGDQDQHIPVGRVEETARVFTDLEADVEKRIYEGVGHTVLEDELEYVRELVADVAE from the coding sequence ATGACCGACGATCCGCACGCGAACCAGTCGATCGAACGCGCCGGAGCCGGCCTCGAGGACGCCTCCGCGGCGATGATTCTCGTCCACGGCCGCGGGGCGAGAGCGCGCGAAATGCTCGGACTCGCGAACGAGGTCGGACGCGAGGACGTCGCGTACGTCGCGCCCCAGGCCCAGCGCGGAACCTGGTACCCGAACTCGTTTCTGGCAGATCTCGAGGCGAACCAGCCCCATCTCGGGTCGGCGCTCTCGCTCGTCGGCGACGTCGTCGAGAGCGTCACGTCGGGAGACGGCGGAAGCGTGCCCCTCGAGCGGACGATTCTGCTCGGCTTCTCGCAGGGCGGCTGTCTCGCGACCGAGTACGCCGCCCGGAACGCCGACCGGTACGGCGGCGTCGTCGCGCTGAGCGGCGGCCTGATCGGTCCCGAGGGGACGCCCCGAGAGTACGACGGCTCGATGGAGGGCACCCCAGTGTTCGTCGGCTGCGGCGATCAGGACCAGCACATCCCGGTCGGTCGCGTCGAAGAAACCGCTCGCGTGTTCACGGATCTCGAGGCCGACGTGGAGAAGCGGATCTACGAGGGCGTCGGCCACACGGTACTCGAAGACGAACTCGAGTACGTGCGGGAACTGGTTGCGGACGTCGCGGAGTGA
- a CDS encoding eL43 family ribosomal protein, whose product MANQGIGSAGRFGARYGRVARRRVSEIEDDMENAEVDGDDVTRIGTGIWKNEETGEVFTGGAYRPETPAGRTVQRSIRAALAEDE is encoded by the coding sequence ATGGCCAATCAAGGAATCGGCAGCGCGGGCCGCTTTGGCGCACGCTACGGTCGCGTCGCTCGACGCCGTGTCAGTGAGATCGAAGACGACATGGAGAACGCCGAGGTCGACGGTGACGACGTCACCCGCATCGGTACCGGCATCTGGAAGAACGAGGAGACCGGAGAGGTCTTCACGGGCGGTGCCTACCGTCCGGAGACCCCCGCCGGCCGAACCGTCCAGCGCTCGATCCGCGCCGCGCTGGCCGAAGACGAATAA